The following are from one region of the Ghiorsea bivora genome:
- a CDS encoding tellurite resistance TerB family protein: protein MIKTLKNWWNQEELSPEEPELKLAVTKLMVGMMAMDGNVDDVEYGEVIRLLNENYNLSIEESKALVEDAMDNGRDDLHFSKVVAQIEKSFSVEERAKILKKVWSIALADGDVDFMEEQYINRLSGLIGVPPVMLSELKSEQERLYPNLNHSQRYQDPTQV, encoded by the coding sequence ATGATTAAAACATTGAAGAACTGGTGGAATCAAGAAGAATTGAGTCCAGAAGAGCCTGAGTTGAAATTGGCGGTAACCAAATTGATGGTTGGTATGATGGCGATGGATGGCAATGTGGACGATGTTGAGTATGGCGAAGTTATTCGATTGCTCAATGAAAACTATAACCTTAGTATAGAAGAATCGAAAGCATTGGTTGAAGATGCGATGGACAATGGCCGTGATGATTTGCATTTTTCTAAAGTTGTGGCGCAAATAGAAAAAAGTTTCTCCGTTGAAGAACGGGCGAAAATTTTAAAGAAAGTCTGGTCAATTGCTTTAGCCGATGGTGATGTAGACTTTATGGAAGAGCAGTATATCAACCGCTTGTCAGGTTTGATTGGTGTGCCACCTGTAATGTTAAGCGAGTTAAAAAGCGAGCAAGAGCGGCTTTATCCCAATTTAAATCATAGTCAGCGTTACCAAGATCCAACACAAGTTTAA